Proteins encoded by one window of Thermotoga sp.:
- a CDS encoding inositol monophosphatase: protein MNRLDFSIKLLRRVGYYLMLHWGKIDEVEEKTGFKDIVTNIDRKAQEVIVKEIREHFPHDNVLAEEGIFEKGDRLWIIDPIDGTINFVHGLPNFSISIAYVEKGDVKMGVVHAPALHETFYAEDSGGAYLNGEKIKVSKNPSLEKCVGSTGSYVDFTGKFIEKMEKRTRRVRILGSAALSAAYVGAGKIDFLVTWRINPWDIAAGFIIVKEAGGRITDFSGKEASIFSKNFVFSNGLVHEEVLKVVNEVVEEVKSGRK from the coding sequence TTGAACAGACTGGATTTTTCCATAAAACTCTTGAGAAGAGTGGGATACTACCTTATGCTCCACTGGGGAAAGATCGATGAGGTAGAAGAAAAAACTGGTTTCAAGGACATCGTAACGAATATCGACAGGAAAGCTCAAGAGGTGATAGTGAAGGAGATAAGAGAGCACTTTCCCCACGACAACGTACTGGCGGAAGAAGGAATATTCGAAAAGGGAGACAGACTCTGGATAATAGATCCCATAGACGGAACGATCAACTTCGTTCATGGACTTCCCAATTTTTCCATTTCTATCGCCTACGTTGAAAAAGGTGACGTGAAAATGGGAGTCGTGCACGCCCCTGCTCTTCACGAAACATTTTACGCCGAAGACAGTGGCGGTGCCTACTTGAACGGTGAGAAAATAAAAGTTTCGAAGAATCCATCTCTCGAAAAATGTGTGGGATCTACCGGAAGCTACGTTGATTTCACCGGAAAGTTCATCGAGAAGATGGAAAAAAGAACAAGGAGAGTGAGAATCCTGGGAAGTGCCGCTCTGAGCGCAGCCTATGTTGGGGCGGGAAAGATAGACTTCCTTGTCACCTGGAGAATAAATCCATGGGACATAGCAGCCGGTTTCATCATTGTGAAGGAAGCAGGCGGGAGGATAACAGATTTTTCTGGAAAAGAAGCGAGTATCTTCTCGAAGAATTTTGTCTTTTCAAATGGGCTGGTTCATGAAGAGGTGTTGAAGGTTGTCAATGAGGTAGTAGAAGAGGTCAAATCAGGGAGGAAGTAA
- a CDS encoding SufD family Fe-S cluster assembly protein — translation SIARVGKGALYRNTFTIVKTRIGTLRVFMDAILGEDAVGELYTKVKAIRNDDVEVREILRLNGANARGLAKTNVVALERARVSVINEVYGNAPHTRGHVECLEIAKGDGIDVRALPVLVVKDDTSELTHEASIGRVNTRQLETLMAKGLTEEEATEMIIKGILT, via the coding sequence TCGATCGCCAGAGTTGGAAAAGGTGCTCTCTACAGGAACACTTTCACCATCGTGAAAACAAGAATAGGAACGTTGAGGGTTTTCATGGATGCCATCTTAGGGGAAGACGCTGTGGGTGAGTTGTATACGAAGGTAAAGGCCATCAGGAACGACGATGTGGAAGTGAGAGAAATCCTCAGACTGAACGGAGCAAATGCGAGGGGCCTTGCCAAGACAAACGTTGTTGCACTTGAGAGGGCAAGGGTATCTGTGATAAACGAGGTCTATGGAAATGCTCCACACACAAGAGGGCATGTAGAGTGCCTTGAGATCGCAAAGGGAGATGGAATAGACGTGAGAGCGCTGCCGGTCCTCGTAGTCAAAGACGACACCTCCGAACTCACACACGAAGCATCTATAGGAAGGGTGAACACCAGGCAACTTGAAACACTCATGGCAAAAGGTTTGACAGAAGAAGAGGCAACTGAGATGATCATAAAGGGTATTTTGACATGA